Genomic segment of Synechococcus sp. A18-25c:
GCCGGAGCCTTACCGGCAGCTCTGGATTGCTGCGGCGTTGCGCAGCCTGGAGGACGTGCAGATTGAAACCGTGAAGGCCCGGCAGCTCACGCCCACGGTGCTCACCAGCCGGGTGCCTGCAGGTGGGGCACGATTGATTTCAATTGCGGTGCCGGCCGGGCGCCGTCTGGTGCTTGGCATCAATGGCACCCCACTGATGCAGATGACGGTCTTTGCAGCCGACGGTGCAGTGATGGCGGACCGTGGACCGCTTCGGGTGGTCACCCTTCCGGTCGAGGCGGGATCACCGGTGCAGGTGCTCGTCACCAACGACGGTGTGTCCTCGGGACTGCTGACGCTGTCTTGTCGTGCCGATCTGCCGGGATCTCAACCGTTACCGGAGGTGGACCTGGATCCGATTCCAGACCCGGCCACCGGCGTGCAGGGCCCTGTCGAGGCGCTTCCGGAACCGCCCGGTCCGAAGCCGGCGGGTGTGGAGGAGCCTCCGACTCAGTCCGATGCATCTGGCGAAGCTGTAGAGCCCAGTGCACCTCAGGCTCTGCCGGCACCGGCTGGCATCGCTTCACCGCCGCCGCCCTAAGCGCATCGCTTAATAACGGGCGATGGCGGCCCGGGTTTCTTTCTTAATCTGCTTGTCTTTTTCGGCGGCACGCTTGTCGTGCAGCTTGCGGCCTTTACCAAGGCCAATTGTCAGCTTGATCCAGGAGCCCTGCAGGTGCATGTTCAGCGGGATCAGCGTTAACCCCTTCTGATCCAGCTGACCGCGCAATTTGTCGATCTCCCGGCGATGCGCCAGCAGCCGCCGCACTCGGAGGGGGTCGTGGTTGTAGTAGCCGCTGGCGTGGGTGTGAGGGGAGATATGCACGTTGTGCAGTTGCAGCTGGCCGTTGCGGATCAGACAAAAGCCATCGCGCAGGTTGGCCTGACCGGCCCGGATCGACTTCACCTCGGTCCCCACCAGCTCAATGCCGGTTTCCAGGGTTTCGAGGATGTCGTATTGGTGCCTGGCCAGCCGGTTGTCCGCCAGTAGGCGATTGGCGGCAGCCCGCGCTGCTGCGTTCTTTTTGCCTCCACCCTTGGCCATGGACCGTTCGGCTCCTCAGCCGCTTGATTCCCCGACCCTATCCAGGGCTCGGTACCCTTCCAACCATGGCGATCGTTTCTTCCAACGCCGCAGCCCCACGCCCCCGGCCGGAACGGCCGACTAGCCGGGTCGTGGATGGTGCCCGGCAAGCCGGAGACGATCTGGATCCAACGGCGGCCCCTGGTCGCGATGACGGCCTCAGACCTCGCCGTTTGGACGACTACATCGGTCAGCGCGAGCTCAAGCAGGTGCTCGGTATCGCCGTGCAGGCGGCCCTCGGTCGTGGTGATGCGCTTGATCACGTGCTGCTCTACGGACCGCCGGGTCTCGGCAAAACCACCATGGCCATGGTGTTGGCCGAAGAATTGGGGGTGAACTGCCGCATCACCAGTGCTCCTGCTCTGGAGCGCCCCCGTGACATCGTTGGCTTGCTGGTGAATTTGCAGCCTCAGGAGCTGTTGTTCATCGATGAGATTCACCGGCTCAGTCGGGTGGCAGAAGAACTGCTCTATCCCGCGATGGAAGATCGGCGCTTGGATCTCACCGTGGGTAAGGGCAGCACCGCCCGAACCCGTGCCCTTGAGCTGCCACCTTTCACTCTGGTGGGAGCCACCACCCGGGCCGGTGCGCTCAGCTCGCCGCTGCGCGATCGCTTCGGTTTGATTCAGCGGTTGGAGTTCTACGGATTGGACGACCTGCAGGCAATTGTGGAGCGGGCTGCGGGACTGCTGGAGTTAGACCTCAGCCCTGAGGCCTGTGCTGAGATCGCCCGCCGCTGCCGGGGCACGCCGCGGATTGCCAATCGTTTGCTTCGGCGGGTGCGTGACGTGGCCTGTGTGCGTGAGTGCACCGGCTGCATCGATCGCGACCTGGTGGATGAGGCCCTCACACTGCACCGGGTGGATCAAAAGGGCCTGGATGCCAGTGATCGCAGGCTGCTCGAGCTGCTGATCCAGTCCCATGGCGGTGGCCCTGCAGGGTTAGACACCCTGGCGGCAGCCCTCGGAGAAGATCCCACCACGTTGGAATCCGTGGTGGAGCCCTATCTGCTTCAGCTCGGCTTTCTGCAGCGCACACCGCGCGGACGGGTGGTGACGGACGCGGGGCGATGTCATCTTGGCTGGTCGGATCAGGAGGCAGCGGCATGAACTGGCGGAGACAGCTGATCGCATGGTTTCTGCCGGTGCTGCTGCTGGCGTCCTGGCCTCCAACGGCGGCCTGGGCGGCAGCGGACGATCTGCCAACTCTGTTCGATCGCGCCCTGGCCCTCAGCCGACAAGGCGATCCTGAGCAGGCGCTGCCGATCTGGGATCAGGTGCTCGACCTCGCTCCCAGGGATGCGGCGGCCTGGAGCAATCGCGGCAATGTGCGCTTGATGCTCGGGGATCCGGAGGGGGCGATTGCAGATCAGACCCGCTCCATTGAATTGGCTCCCGATGACGCTGACCCGCATCTGAACCGCGGGACCGCGGAAGAAGCCCTGCAGCGCTGGCCCGAGGCCGCGGCGGATTACGACTGGATTCTCAATCGTGATCCGAGCGATGCGTCGGCGCTTTACAACCTTGGCAATGTGCGTGGTTCGGAAGGCGACTGGCGGGAAGCCCAGCGTCTCTACCGCCTGGCTGCCGATGCCAGGCCGGGTTTTGCCATGGCCCGTTCCAGTGATGCCTTGGCTCTGTATCAGCTGGAGGATCTTCAGGAAGCCGAACGCCAGCTTCGCAATCTGATCCGTCGGTATCCCTTGTTTGCCGATGCCCGCGCTGCCCTTAGTGCTCTGCTCTGGCGCGTGGGTTCCCGCGGTGAAGCCGAAAGTCATTGGGCGGCAGCTGCTGGATTGGATCCCAGCTACCGCGATGCTTCCTGGCTGGCACAGGTGCGCCGCTGGCCGCCAGGCCCGATTGCGGATCTTGAGCGCTTTCTTGCGCTGGAGGTGGCATGACGACCCTCGCTCCGTCTTGGTCCGAGCGCCTGATCCAGCTGCTGCCGGAGTTGATCGAGTTCCGGCGTCATCTGCATGCCCATCCGGAACTCAGCGGTGAGGAACATCAGACAGCAGCGCTGATTGCCGGTGAGCTGCGCGAGGCCGGTTGGCGAGTGCGTGAGGGGGTGGGACGAACCGGTGTTGTGGCGGAGCTGGGGCCTGGGCAAGGGCCAACAATCGGCCTGCGGGTCGACATGGATGCGTTACCGATTGAGGAACGCACCAAACTTCCTTATTCATCTGTTCGCCAGGGCGTGATGCACGCCTGTGGGCACGACCTGCACAGCACCGTTGGCGTGGGTGTGGCGCGACTGCTGGCTGCTGAAGCGTCGTTGCCCTTTGGTATCCGTCTGCTGTTTCAACCGGCGGAGGAGATTGCCCAGGGTGCGCGCTGGATGCGTGAAGCCGGCGCCGCGGATGGTCTGGCCGGCCTGTTCGGGGTGCACGTGTTCCCCTCGTTGCCTGTGGGCAACATCGGCGTGCGCTGCGGCAGCCTCACTGCCGCTGCCGGTGAGCTGGAAATTGAAGTGATCGGTGAGGGCGGCCACGGAGCACGACCGCATCAGTCGGTGGATGCGATCTGGATTGCATCCCGGGTGGTCACTGGTTTGCAGGAGGCGATCAGCCGCCGGCTGGATGCCCTGCACCCGGTGGTGGTGAGTTTCGGCCGGATCGAAGGGGGCAAGGCTTACAACGTGATTGCCGATCGCGTCACCCTGCTGGGCACCGTTCGCTGTCTCTGCAGCGATCTGCACGATCGATTGCCCGGTTGGATTGAGGACACGGTGCAGGCCATTTGCTCGACCTTTGGGGCGACGGCCGTGGTGCGTTACCGCTGCATCGCGCCGCCTGTGCACAACGACCCTCGGCTCACGGCGCTGTTGGAACGATGTGCCATCGAGCAGCTGGGATCGGATCAGGTGCTGCGGTTGGAGCATCCATCGCTCGGAGCGGAAGATTTTGCTGAGCTGATTCGCGATGTGCCGGGAATGATGTTCCGCCTGGGAGTGGCAGGTCCCGACGGATGCGCTCCCCTGCACAACGGTCATTTCCTGCCGGATGAGCGTTGTTTGGAGACAGGTATCCGGGTGTTGACCGCTGCGATCCTGGCTTGGGAGCCGGTGTTATGACCCGCCCATCGCGTTTGCCCGTGTCTGTGTTGCTGTCTTTAGCAGCACCGTTGCTTGTGTTGTTGGGCTTGGTTGGCCTGGTTCAGAGGGAGGGGACCGATCGTTGGCAGGCTCTACCTGCCATCCTTGTGGGCTCTGGCCTGGTGATCCATGCGGTCGTGGGTCGCCGGCGCCGGCGCCACAAACTGCTGGTGGCTTTGCGCAGCAGTCGATTCGAGGAGCACTGAGTCCATGGCATCCACACCGCCATCGCCTGCGGATGACGCTCCCGATCTCGACGCGCTGCGCACAGCGATCGGTTCTGGAGACCCCACCCTGGCGATGCCGGCTCTCACCCAGCTGCGCTTCTGCACCGACGAGGAGGCGGTGCCTTTGTTGGTGCTGGGCAGTGAGCAGGAGGCCTTCCTGGTGCGTTCCCTGAGTTGCAGCGGGCTGGGTTACAAGCGCACGGAGCAGGGTTGGTCGGTGCTGGAGAAGCTGCTGCGAAATGACAATGACAGCAACGTGCGAGCTGAAGCCGCCAATTCCCTAGCCAGTTATGGCGTGGAGCGGGCCTGGCCTCTGCTGAAGGCAGCGTTCCTGGCCGATGACGCTTGGCTGGTGCGCTGCAGCATCCTCTCGGCTCTAGCGGAGCAGCCCCAGATCAACTTGGGTTGGTTGTTGGACCTTGCCTCCGTCGCCATCACCGATGCCGATGGCACCGTGCGGGTCAGTGGCGCCGAGATCCTGGGTCGGATTGTGCGTGAGGGCCGGGATCAACCGGTCGGTGAGCAGGCGCGGACGTTGTTGCGGCCCTTGCAGCAGGACGGCGACCATCGGGTGGTGGCGGCGGCACTGAACGGCTTGCAAGCGACCTGACCCCTCCACTTTCGGAACGCTTGCTACGGTTCAAACACCACTAGGGGTGCCTGAGGTCGTTCGCGGCCGGAAGGGCTGAGATCACACCCTCTGAACCTGATCCGGGTCATGCCGGCGCCAGGGAAGTGACCACATGTGATCCGCGGCTGATCGGCCGGCTCCTGGCAGTCCATTTGCTGAACGGATCATGCGTACTTCCTGGGTTGAGTCCCGTCGCGGACAAGCCAACGTGTCGCAAATGCACTTCGCCCGGCAGGGTGTGGTGACCGAAGAAATGGCCTTTGTGGCCCATCGGGAGAACCTGCCTGAATCGCTGGTGATGGAGGAGGTGGCTCGGGGCCGGATGGTGATCCCCGCCAACATCAACCACGGCAATCTGGAACCGATGGCGATCGGCATCGCCAGCAAGTGCAAGGTGAACGCCAACATCGGTGCCTCCCCTAATGCCTCTGACGCCGAGGAGGAGGTAAAGAAGCTGAAGTTGGCGGTGAAGTACGGCGCCGACACGGTGATGGATCTCTCCACCGGCGGTGTGAATTTGGATGAGGTGCGCACTGCGATCATCAACGCCTCCCCGGTGCCCATCGGCACCGTGCCCGTGTATCAAGCACTCGAGAGCGTGCATGGTTCGATCGAACGTCTGTCGGAAGACGACTTCCTGCACATCATCGAGAAGCACTGCCAACAGGGCGTCGACTACCAGACCATCCATGCGGGTCTGCTGATTGAGCACCTGCCCAAAGTGAAGGGCCGGATCACCGGCATCGTCAGCCGTGGCGGCGGCATCTTGGCCCAATGGATGCTGTATCACCACAAGCAGAATCCGCTCTACACCCGCTTCGACGACATCTGCGAGATCTTCAAGCGCTACGACTGCACCTTCTCGTTGGGTGATTCCCTTCGTCCTGGCTGTCAGCACGATGCCTCCGATGCTGCACAGCTGGCTGAGCTGCACACCTTGGGTGAGCTGACGCGCCGCGCTTGGAAGCACGACGTGCAGGTGATGGTGGAGGGCCCTGGCCATGTGCCCATGGATCAGATCGAGTTCAACGTGAAGAAGCAGATGGAGGAGTGCAGCGAAGCACCCTTCTATGTGCTGGGCCCTCTGGTGACCGACATCGCGCCTGGTTACGACCACATCACCTCCGCCATCGGTGCCGCCATGGCCGGCTGGCATGGCACAGCGATGCTCTGCTACGTGACGCCCAAGGAGCACCTGGGTCTGCCCAATGCCGACGATGTGCGTGAAGGACTGATCGCTTACAAGATTGCCGCTCATGCGGCTGATATCGCCCGTCATCGCCCTGGTGCGCGGGATCGTGACGATGAGCTGAGCCGTGCCCGCTACGCCTTCGACTGGAACAAGCAGTTCGAGCTGTCCTTGGATCCAGAGCGGGCTAAGGAGTATCACGACGAGACCCTGCCGGCCGACATCTATAAGCAGGCGGAGTTCTGCTCGATGTGCGGTCCCAAGCACTGTCCGATGCAGACCAAGATCACCGATGAAGATATCGAGGGACTCGAAAAAGCTTTAGATGCCAAACGTGGAGCCGCTGATATGGCTGGAGTGAAGTTGAAGAAGGCGGACTGAGCGTTAAGAATTAGGGCAGGCTTTCCATTGTCTGCCCGAGGAATTCACCTGTCTGCGCGTTGACAATCCAGATGTATTGAATCCCTTGCTTTATGTTGCGATCGGTGATGAATAGGCTGCCATCATAATCATCATTTAACTCGGCTTTGACAATTTCAAAATCACCTCGATCGGAATTCACTGGCGCATCGTTTCTTGAAATCAAAATCCAAAGTGAATTCGCTTGTCCTTTGGTTTTAAAATAAAGACCGCTGGATTTAGAACCAATTAAAAAATCTCCATTGTTGAGAAGTATGTTTTCGACGCTTTTGGTTGTAATCGTCATATAGTCTTCAGGATCTCTGAGTGATGCACTTCCTTCGCTGTTTAACGTTGCGACGCACCAGCTGTTTGTGTCGTTGACGGCACGTGCTTCGTGATGGTTTTTATAACTTGCGAGCTCAATCCATTGAAAGGCGTTTCGTCCGGATGGATTGGTGAACGGCCATTGGTCCCGTGGAAAATGTCCGCTGTAGCCGTTAGCCGTGGGGATACCTGTGCGCTGTTGGGCATGCATCGCCAGAACATGTGCGCGCCATGGAACTTGTTCACTCCATTGATACCAAAATGCAGAGCATTGGCTGCTGCTAAGCGATGCGGTGAGAGTGTTCAGTTCTT
This window contains:
- the smpB gene encoding SsrA-binding protein SmpB translates to MAKGGGKKNAAARAAANRLLADNRLARHQYDILETLETGIELVGTEVKSIRAGQANLRDGFCLIRNGQLQLHNVHISPHTHASGYYNHDPLRVRRLLAHRREIDKLRGQLDQKGLTLIPLNMHLQGSWIKLTIGLGKGRKLHDKRAAEKDKQIKKETRAAIARY
- the ruvB gene encoding Holliday junction branch migration DNA helicase RuvB; this encodes MAIVSSNAAAPRPRPERPTSRVVDGARQAGDDLDPTAAPGRDDGLRPRRLDDYIGQRELKQVLGIAVQAALGRGDALDHVLLYGPPGLGKTTMAMVLAEELGVNCRITSAPALERPRDIVGLLVNLQPQELLFIDEIHRLSRVAEELLYPAMEDRRLDLTVGKGSTARTRALELPPFTLVGATTRAGALSSPLRDRFGLIQRLEFYGLDDLQAIVERAAGLLELDLSPEACAEIARRCRGTPRIANRLLRRVRDVACVRECTGCIDRDLVDEALTLHRVDQKGLDASDRRLLELLIQSHGGGPAGLDTLAAALGEDPTTLESVVEPYLLQLGFLQRTPRGRVVTDAGRCHLGWSDQEAAA
- a CDS encoding amidohydrolase, producing the protein MTTLAPSWSERLIQLLPELIEFRRHLHAHPELSGEEHQTAALIAGELREAGWRVREGVGRTGVVAELGPGQGPTIGLRVDMDALPIEERTKLPYSSVRQGVMHACGHDLHSTVGVGVARLLAAEASLPFGIRLLFQPAEEIAQGARWMREAGAADGLAGLFGVHVFPSLPVGNIGVRCGSLTAAAGELEIEVIGEGGHGARPHQSVDAIWIASRVVTGLQEAISRRLDALHPVVVSFGRIEGGKAYNVIADRVTLLGTVRCLCSDLHDRLPGWIEDTVQAICSTFGATAVVRYRCIAPPVHNDPRLTALLERCAIEQLGSDQVLRLEHPSLGAEDFAELIRDVPGMMFRLGVAGPDGCAPLHNGHFLPDERCLETGIRVLTAAILAWEPVL
- a CDS encoding tetratricopeptide repeat protein translates to MNWRRQLIAWFLPVLLLASWPPTAAWAAADDLPTLFDRALALSRQGDPEQALPIWDQVLDLAPRDAAAWSNRGNVRLMLGDPEGAIADQTRSIELAPDDADPHLNRGTAEEALQRWPEAAADYDWILNRDPSDASALYNLGNVRGSEGDWREAQRLYRLAADARPGFAMARSSDALALYQLEDLQEAERQLRNLIRRYPLFADARAALSALLWRVGSRGEAESHWAAAAGLDPSYRDASWLAQVRRWPPGPIADLERFLALEVA
- a CDS encoding DUF3188 domain-containing protein, translating into MTRPSRLPVSVLLSLAAPLLVLLGLVGLVQREGTDRWQALPAILVGSGLVIHAVVGRRRRRHKLLVALRSSRFEEH
- a CDS encoding HEAT repeat domain-containing protein; this encodes MASTPPSPADDAPDLDALRTAIGSGDPTLAMPALTQLRFCTDEEAVPLLVLGSEQEAFLVRSLSCSGLGYKRTEQGWSVLEKLLRNDNDSNVRAEAANSLASYGVERAWPLLKAAFLADDAWLVRCSILSALAEQPQINLGWLLDLASVAITDADGTVRVSGAEILGRIVREGRDQPVGEQARTLLRPLQQDGDHRVVAAALNGLQAT
- the thiC gene encoding phosphomethylpyrimidine synthase ThiC produces the protein MRTSWVESRRGQANVSQMHFARQGVVTEEMAFVAHRENLPESLVMEEVARGRMVIPANINHGNLEPMAIGIASKCKVNANIGASPNASDAEEEVKKLKLAVKYGADTVMDLSTGGVNLDEVRTAIINASPVPIGTVPVYQALESVHGSIERLSEDDFLHIIEKHCQQGVDYQTIHAGLLIEHLPKVKGRITGIVSRGGGILAQWMLYHHKQNPLYTRFDDICEIFKRYDCTFSLGDSLRPGCQHDASDAAQLAELHTLGELTRRAWKHDVQVMVEGPGHVPMDQIEFNVKKQMEECSEAPFYVLGPLVTDIAPGYDHITSAIGAAMAGWHGTAMLCYVTPKEHLGLPNADDVREGLIAYKIAAHAADIARHRPGARDRDDELSRARYAFDWNKQFELSLDPERAKEYHDETLPADIYKQAEFCSMCGPKHCPMQTKITDEDIEGLEKALDAKRGAADMAGVKLKKAD